TGAAGATGTGACAGTTTTAGGGAAAGCTGTCCGAGAAGTGGTCAAAGTATCTAGAGTGATTACATTTGGCGGACATGGCATCCATTTGGCTGATTTATTAGCTGCTAGAACTGTGATTGGAAAATTTGCTGGAGTGGATGCACCAAAATCAGGTGTTTATAATAATGATTATCATGTCATTCACCTCGGATATGGGATTGATCCTAATGTCCAAATTCCTACGATATTAGATCAAGCAGGAATTCCAGTAGCTTTATTTGGCAAAGCGGCGGACATTATTCAAACCTCCAGTGAAAAGCTGTTTCCTGGTGTAGATACTGAAGAACTATACGATAAACTGATTGCAGAAGTGAAAGCAAATGACAATGGTTTATTCTTCATTAATATCCAAGAAACGGATTTGGCTGGACATGCAGAAGATGTTGAAAGGTATGCGGATCGCTTAGAAATCAGTGATAAGAAACTAGCAGAATTAATTCCTCTTTTAAATCAAGGAGATTTGCTGATCGTAATGGCTGATCATGGGAATGACCCAACAATTGGTCATAGCCAACATACACGAGAACTCGTGCCTTTGTTAGTTTATAGTCCAGGTATTGAAGGAAAAGTGATTGGTGAAAGAGAAACGATGGCGGATGTAGCAGCTACGGCAGCAGAATTTTTTGAAGTAGGGAATCCGCAAAACGGCCAATCATTTCTTCATAAGTTAAACAGTTGATTTTTTATATTGCTGAGTGATGTTCTGAATCAGGACTCACTCAGCTTTTTAATATCATTTTCGACAAGCTAAGAAAAAACAGAGGGGATCGACTAAAAACGAATTGCATTGTTTTAAAGAGTCTAATACAATGAACATGACGAATGGATTGATTGTTCTATTAACGAAAGTC
This sequence is a window from Enterococcus sp. 7F3_DIV0205. Protein-coding genes within it:
- a CDS encoding phosphopentomutase → MSRFIINVLDSFGVGAMKDVPLVRPADNGSNTAKHIIEKIPTITIPTLEKLGLMNILEFETEELTFSLKANYGKANLTHHGADSFLGHQEISGTTPKEPLNQAFNEVIDEVFEHLKAKGYQVRYVGEIDEPKILVVNEVATIGDNLETDLGQVFNVSAALDDSSFEDVTVLGKAVREVVKVSRVITFGGHGIHLADLLAARTVIGKFAGVDAPKSGVYNNDYHVIHLGYGIDPNVQIPTILDQAGIPVALFGKAADIIQTSSEKLFPGVDTEELYDKLIAEVKANDNGLFFINIQETDLAGHAEDVERYADRLEISDKKLAELIPLLNQGDLLIVMADHGNDPTIGHSQHTRELVPLLVYSPGIEGKVIGERETMADVAATAAEFFEVGNPQNGQSFLHKLNS